The following proteins are co-located in the Canis aureus isolate CA01 chromosome X, VMU_Caureus_v.1.0, whole genome shotgun sequence genome:
- the SLC6A8 gene encoding sodium- and chloride-dependent creatine transporter 1 — MAKKSAENGIYSVSGDEKKGPLIAPGPDGAPAKGDGPAGLGAPGGRLAVPPRETWTRQMDFIMSCVGFAVGLGNVWRFPYLCYKNGGGVFLIPYVLIALVGGIPIFFLEISLGQFMKAGSINVWNICPLFKGLGYASMVIVFYCNTYYIMVLAWGFYYLVKSFTTTLPWATCGHTWNTPDCVEIFRHEDCANASLANLTCDQLADRRSPVIEFWENKVLRLSGGLEVPGALNWEVTLCLLACWVLVYFCVWKGVKSTGKIVYFTATFPYVVLVVLLVRGVLLPGALDGIIYYLKPDWSKLGSPQVWIDAGTQIFFSYAIGLGALTALGSYNRFNNNCYKDAIILALINSGTSFFAGFVVFSILGFMATEQGVHISKVAESGPGLAFIAYPRAVTLMPVAPLWAALFFFMLLLLGLDSQFVGVEGFITGLLDLLPASYYFRFQREISVALCCALCFVIDLSMVTDGGMYIFQLFDYYSASGTTLLWQAFWECVVVAWVYGADRFMDDVACMIGYRPCPWMKWCWSFFTPLVCMGIFIFNVVYYKPLVYNNTYVYPWWGEAVGWGFALSSMLCVPLHLLGCLLRAKGTMAERWQHLTQPVWGLHHLEYRAQDSDVRGLTTLTPVSESSKVVVVESVM, encoded by the exons ATGGCGAAGAAGAGCGCCGAGAACGGCATCTACAGCGTGTCCGGCGACGAGAAGAAGGGCCCCCTGATCGCGCCCGGGCCCGACGGGGCCCCGGCCAAGGGCGACGGCCCCGCGGGCCTGGGGGCGCCCGGCGGCCGCCTGGCCGTGCCGCCGCGGGAGACCTGGACGCGCCAGATGGACTTCATCATGTCGTGCGTGGGCTTCGCCGTGGGCCTGGGCAACGTGTGGCGCTTCCCCTACCTGTGCTACAAGAACGGCGGAG GTGTATTCCTTATCCCTTATGTCCTGATCGCCCTAGTTGGAGGAATCCCCATTTTCTTCTTGGAGATCTCACTGGGCCAGTTCATGAAGGCCGGCAGCATCAACGTCTGGAACATCTGTCCCCTGTTCAAAG gcctgggctACGCCTCCATGGTGATCGTCTTCTACTGCAACACCTACTACATCATGGTGCTGGCCTGGGGCTTCTATTACCTGGTGAAGTCCTTCACCACCACGCTGCCCTGGGCCACATGTGGCCATACCTGGAACACTCCCGACTGTGTGGAGATCTTCCGCCATGAAGACTGTGCCAATGCCAGCCTGGCCAACCTCACATGTGACCAGCTTGCTGACCGCCGGTCCCCTGTCATCGAGTTCTGGGA gaacAAAGTCTTGCGGCTCTCCGGGGGCCTGGAGGTGCCGGGGGCCCTCAACTGGGAGGTGACCCTGTGTCTGCTGGCCTGCTGGGTGCTGGTCTACTTCTGTGTCTGGAAGGGGGTCAAGTCGACGGGAAAG ATCGTGTACTTCACCGCTACCTTCCCCTACGTGGTCCTCGTCGTGCTGCTGGTGCGCGGAGTGCTGCTGCCCGGCGCCCTGGATGGCATCATCTACTATCTCAAGCCCGACTGGTCCAAGCTGGGGTCCCCGCAG GTGTGGATCGACGCCGGGACCCAGATCTTCTTTTCCTACGCCATCGGCCTGGGGGCCCTCACGGCGCTGGGCAGCTACAACCGCTTCAACAACAACTGCTACAA GGACGCCATCATCCTGGCACTCATCAACAGCGGGACGAGCTTTTTTGCTGGCTTTGTGGTCTTCTCCATCCTGGGCTTCATGGCCACGGAGCAGGGCGTGCACATCTCCAAGGTGGCCGAGTCAG ggcccGGCCTGGCCTTCATCGCCTACCCCCGGGCCGTCACGCTGATGCCCGTGGCCCCgctctgggctgccctgtttttcttCATGCTGCTGCTGCTCGGCCTGGACAGCCAG TTTGTAGGTGTGGAAGGCTTCATCACCGGCCTGCTCGACCTCCTCCCGGCCTCCTACTACTTCCGTTTCCAAAGGGAGATCTCTGTGGCCCTGTGCTGTGCCCTCTGCTTTGTCATCGACCTCTCCATGGTGACTGAT GGCGGGATGTACATCTTCCAGCTGTTCGACTACTACTCGGCCAGCGGCACGACCCTGCTCTGGCAGGCCTTCTGGGAGTGCGTGGTGGTCGCCTGGGTGTACG GAGCCGACCGCTTCATGGACGACGTCGCCTGCATGATCGGCTACCGACCCTGCCCCTGGATGAAATGGTGCTGGTCCTTCTTCACCCCGCTGGTCTGCATG GGCATCTTCATCTTCAACGTGGTGTACTACAAGCCGCTGGTCTACAACAACACCTACGTGTACCCGTGGTGGGGCGAGGCCGTGGGCTGGGGCTTCGCGCTCTCCTCCATGCTGTGTGTGCCCCTCCACCTCCTGGGCTGCCTCCTCAGGGCCAAGGGGACCATGGCCGAG CGCTGGCAGCACCTGACGCAGCCGGTGTGGGGCCTCCACCACTTGGAGTATAGAGCTCAGGACTCCGACGTCAGGGGCCTGACCACCCTGACCCCAGTGTCCGAGAGCAgcaaggtggtggtggtagagagCGTCATGTGA